The Aeoliella mucimassa genome includes the window CGGTTGGTGTCTTCGCACTGGTGGCCTTCAGCGCTCGCGAGCGAACCGAGTCGTAAGCGTGCTCGAACTGCACTGCGTCGCGGAAACGTCGCCGGGCGTCCGATTCCATGGCTCGCTGCAGCACCGAGATGAAGTCGGGATGCACCTTCGCCCGCAGGCGGTCGTACCCTTCTAGCGGCCACTCGTAGGGGAAGCTTGGTAGCCGCCCGGTGAGCATGCGATAGATCGTGATGCCGAGCGAGAAGACGTCGGACCGCGGCGATACCTGCCCCATCGCTTGTTCCGGCGCTACGTACCCTAGCGTGCCCGCTCCCGAACCTTTGAGCGTATGCTGGGCAACGCGAGCGATGCCGAAGTCGGTGAGCCGAATCTGGTGCCCAGGGAAGATCAGGAAGTTGTCAGGCTTGATATCGCAGTGCACCACTCGCTCGCTATGAGCGTAGGCCACCGCGGCAATCATCTGATCGGCGTAGTCGAGCGCAATGCTCGGCGACAACCGTCGCGACAACCGGTCGTCGAGGCTCATATCGCCCAGCGCGGTGATGATCACAAACTTGCCATCGATGTAATCGGCGTACTTCAGCGGCAAGATGTTCGGGTGGTCGAGTCGGGCGACCAGGCGAACTTCCTGCCGGAACTCGTCGAGCATGTTCGAGCTGATCAGATGCTCGTACGGCATCTTGATCGCAACCCGAATGCCCTCAATGGTGTCCCGCGCTTGATACACTATGGCGAATCCCCCTTCGGCGATTTTCCGCTCAATGATGTATTTTCCAAATCGCTGACGGGCGCGAAACATAGTGATTTAGGTCTCTGAAGCGGCACACAACAACCAAGTTGCCACCTCGCAGGTAGCTGTTCGATTGAGGGGCGAAGTTGTGGAGGCCGGGGAATAACGAGTGGGTAAGTTCAGTGTCGGCAGTCGTTTACGAGCAACAGCACCAATCCGCCGCTGATGGGTAGCTTATCTTACATAGTATCGCCAAAACCCCCAAATAAAGGGAGACGTGTCTGGATTGCGGGCGAAGTTCGCGACGATTTTCGCTGAACCGATGGCTGCTTGCTTTCGTAGTATCAAAACTGACCGATCCCTTGGCTGCGATAGCATTCGTTTCGTTTGGACTTGGGATTGGTGGGCAGCGGTGCTACAACCACCAGCGTCGCTTTTTCCTCTAGTCGAGAACTGCAGTGCAACGCTTCCGCCGGAATTCGGTTGTCCTTTCCTTGGTGAGCCTGGCTTGCCTGGGGATGGTGATGACGTTGTTCGACGGTGGTTTGCCCTGTGTTTGCGGCGGTCAGGCGCACCTGGCGGCGTTGGTTGATTCGACTAGTCCGGTGCGGTCGGCCGGTCCGGCTTGCTCGCATTGTTGTGCCGACGCAGGCTGTGGGGCGACCTGTTGCCAGGAATCGTCCGCGTGTTGCGACGACTGTGGCTCGCACGAGTGCGAGTGTCCTTGTTGTCAGCCGCCGGAGCCGCGCGAGCCATTTGCTCCCGGGCCGAGCGACGATTCGTCGAACCATGGTTCGACGGTCAGCCTGCTCGATCTCCTGGCGGTGCCTTGCGATATTTTCAAGCTACCACCCGCAAATCCGGAACTCCGGTACTGCGAGTTGGCCTCTCTCGAACACTTCACTCCCCGACGCGAACGGCTCTGTCGGTGGATCTTATGATGCACTCGCTGCGATTCACTCCAAGCGATTTGTATCTATCTGTGTTCCATTGATTTCCTAGAGAGAAATATAGCATGAAAACTCTGTTCACTTTGGTTGCCTTGTTGGCGGTTGGATCGATTGGTACCTATGCGGTTCGCGCCAACGGCACGAGCGACTCCGCTCCGTCCCCGGCCGATTGTTGTTGCGGCGAGGACTGCCCTTGCGAGTCGTGCGACTGCGATGGCACCACCTGCGACGAATGCGATTGCGTACTCTGTGAGTGCGAGGATTGCGACTGTGCGAAGTGCACCGCCGAAGGTTGTTGCGAGAAGCCTGGCTGCTGCGGCGAAGCTACAGCAACCATCTCGGCTCCGGCCACCTGCGAGTCAGGCACTGGTTGCTCCGGCGGTTGCTGCCATGCGACCGATGCCCAAACCGATGCCATCTAAGGGTGCTCCTTAGTCGTTAAAACCCGAAATCGCCCCTGCGGTCGACCGATCGCAGGGGCGATTTCTTTGTAGTTATCACTCTCCCCGTGCATGCAGCAAATGGCAACGCAGGGGGCAAACGCGGTGCTATTCAGGCAGCGGCTTGTCCTTGGTTTCCGGGGCAAACGGCAACGCCGAAAGGCCAATCAGGTAGATCGAGCACATGATAATCGCGGCATAGCGCTCTTTCGTTGGCGAGGCAAGATCACCAAA containing:
- a CDS encoding serine/threonine protein kinase; translated protein: MFRARQRFGKYIIERKIAEGGFAIVYQARDTIEGIRVAIKMPYEHLISSNMLDEFRQEVRLVARLDHPNILPLKYADYIDGKFVIITALGDMSLDDRLSRRLSPSIALDYADQMIAAVAYAHSERVVHCDIKPDNFLIFPGHQIRLTDFGIARVAQHTLKGSGAGTLGYVAPEQAMGQVSPRSDVFSLGITIYRMLTGRLPSFPYEWPLEGYDRLRAKVHPDFISVLQRAMESDARRRFRDAVQFEHAYDSVRSRALKATSAKTPTGKTSRALDWRAVQRKEFLKLYGAELEAKYECDKCSGPVSESMHACPWCGKKRKKHNDDTKYPQCCPRCHRGMKLDWVYCPWCYGPGFEPSSERQYSDKRYTAKCTNAKCERKLLMPFMRYCPWCQTKVRRRWQLHGSGQTCQRCGWGVAGDHWSYCPWCTKALKTIR